DNA sequence from the Planctomycetota bacterium genome:
TTGACGGCCTGCCTCGCGGCTCCGCTGGCGGCGAGTGAGCCCAAAGCGTGGGTCAGCGAAAACGTCGGCCCGTTGTTCGACCTCTACAAACATCTGCATCAGTACCCCGAACTGTCGCTGGAAGAGAAGAGCACCAGCCAGCGATTGACCGAAGAGCTGCGCAAAGTAGGCGTCGATGTGGGAGCGCCGGTCGGCGGCTACGGCATCGTCGGACTGCTCATCTCGGGCGAAGGACCGCGCGTGATGATCCGCGCCGATATGGATGCCTTGCCCGTCGTCGAGCAAACAGGTGTTCCCTACGCGTCGAAAGTTAGCATCAACGACAAGCAAGGTCGTCCGGTCGGCGTGATGCACGCCTGCGGTCATGATATTCACATGACCTGCCTGATCGGCACGGCCCAGTATCTGGCCGCCAACAAGGACCAATGGCGCGGCAGCGTGATGTTCGTCGGCCAACCCGCCGAGGAGTCGGGCTCGGGCGCCCGCAAGATGATCGACGATCATATGTTCTCGCAGTACCGCAAGCCGGACTTCGCCCTGGCGTTGCACTGCTCGTCGCAATTGGCCACCGGCAAGGTCGGCTATCGGCCGGGGCATTCGTTGGCCAATGTCGATAGCGTGGACATCACGCTCTATGGCCGCGGCGGCCACGGCGCTTATCCCCACACGACGATCGACCCTGTGGTGCAGGCCGCGCACTTGATCGTCGATTTGCAGTCCATCGTCAGCCGCGAGATGAAGCCAACCGAGCCGGCCGTGGTCACGGTCGGTTCGATCCATGGCGGCACACGCCACAACATCATCGGCGAACGCTGCCAGTTGCAGTTGACGGTTCGCAGCTTCAGCGACGAGACTCGCAAGAAGCTCCAGCAGGCGATCATCCGCAAGGCCAAGGCGGCCGCCGACAGCGCCGGCGCTCCCGAGCCCAAGGTCGAGTTCAGCGAAGGCGCCTTGGCGCTATGGAACGACGAAGCACTGGTCACTCGGCTGTTGCCCACGTTCCGCCGCGTGGTCGGCGAGGACAACCTGGTGCTGACCGAGCCGTCGATGGGGGGCGAAGACTTCAGCCAGTTCGCCCAGGAAGGAATCCCCATCTTTCAGTTCCAGATCGGCACCATCGATCCGCCGCGGCTGGCCGGCTATCAGCGCCCCGGCATGACGGCCCCCTCGTTGCACTCGCCTCGCTATTATCCTGACGCCGAGCCGTCGATTGTGACGGGCGTCTCGGCCATGACCAGCGCCGTGCTCGAACTGCTCGGTAAGCCGGCAAAGTAATCGACGG
Encoded proteins:
- a CDS encoding amidohydrolase, which gives rise to MMTVVLTACLAAPLAASEPKAWVSENVGPLFDLYKHLHQYPELSLEEKSTSQRLTEELRKVGVDVGAPVGGYGIVGLLISGEGPRVMIRADMDALPVVEQTGVPYASKVSINDKQGRPVGVMHACGHDIHMTCLIGTAQYLAANKDQWRGSVMFVGQPAEESGSGARKMIDDHMFSQYRKPDFALALHCSSQLATGKVGYRPGHSLANVDSVDITLYGRGGHGAYPHTTIDPVVQAAHLIVDLQSIVSREMKPTEPAVVTVGSIHGGTRHNIIGERCQLQLTVRSFSDETRKKLQQAIIRKAKAAADSAGAPEPKVEFSEGALALWNDEALVTRLLPTFRRVVGEDNLVLTEPSMGGEDFSQFAQEGIPIFQFQIGTIDPPRLAGYQRPGMTAPSLHSPRYYPDAEPSIVTGVSAMTSAVLELLGKPAK